In Pseudomonas fakonensis, one DNA window encodes the following:
- a CDS encoding Na+/H+ antiporter family protein, whose product MNAVIAAVGIMLVLSLSRVHVVIALIVGALAGGLVGGLGIEGTLKAFNGGLGGGATVALSYALLGAFAVAIAKSGLAHALADRALAMIDRQGHAEGGKVKWLLIGLMLVVAVSSQNILPIHIAFIPLLVPPLLYVLTRLRIDRRLIACVITFGLITPYMFLPVGFGNIFLNEILLANVSRAGVDVSGVNVTHAMAIPAAGMLAGLLLAVFFSYRKKRDYDLARIEQVEQVSVQYNPLTLLVAGVAIAAAFIIQLWLDSMIIGAMVGFLIFSLSGIVRWKDTDDLFTEGMKMMAMIGFIMIAASGFADVMKATGEVKSLVEAAAQWIDHSKGIGALLMLLVGLLVTMGIGSSFSTVPILAAIFVPLCVQLGFDPIATVCIVGTAGALGDAGSPASDSTLGPTSGLNVDGQHHHIWDTVVPTFIHYNLPLLGFGWLAAMVL is encoded by the coding sequence ATGAATGCAGTGATAGCCGCGGTCGGGATCATGCTGGTCCTGAGCCTGTCCCGCGTGCATGTGGTCATCGCCCTGATCGTCGGCGCCCTGGCCGGGGGGTTGGTCGGTGGGCTGGGTATCGAGGGGACGCTCAAGGCCTTCAATGGCGGGCTGGGTGGCGGTGCCACGGTGGCGTTGTCTTACGCCTTGCTGGGCGCCTTCGCGGTAGCCATCGCCAAGTCCGGGCTGGCCCACGCGCTGGCTGATCGCGCCCTGGCCATGATCGACCGCCAGGGCCATGCCGAGGGTGGCAAGGTTAAGTGGCTGCTGATCGGCCTGATGCTGGTGGTGGCGGTGTCGTCGCAGAACATCCTGCCGATCCATATCGCCTTCATCCCGCTGCTGGTGCCGCCACTGTTGTACGTGCTCACGCGCTTGCGTATCGACCGGCGGCTGATTGCCTGCGTGATCACCTTCGGCCTGATCACCCCATACATGTTCCTGCCGGTGGGCTTTGGCAACATCTTCCTCAACGAAATCCTGCTGGCCAACGTCAGCCGCGCCGGGGTGGATGTGAGCGGGGTCAACGTCACCCACGCCATGGCCATCCCGGCCGCAGGCATGCTCGCCGGCCTCTTGCTGGCGGTGTTCTTCAGCTACCGCAAAAAACGTGACTACGACCTGGCGCGTATCGAGCAGGTGGAGCAGGTGAGCGTGCAGTACAACCCACTGACCTTGCTGGTGGCGGGGGTGGCGATTGCGGCGGCGTTCATCATCCAGCTGTGGCTGGACTCGATGATCATCGGTGCGATGGTCGGCTTTTTGATCTTCTCGCTGTCGGGCATCGTGCGCTGGAAGGATACCGACGACCTGTTCACCGAAGGCATGAAGATGATGGCCATGATCGGTTTCATCATGATCGCCGCCTCAGGCTTTGCCGACGTGATGAAGGCCACCGGTGAGGTGAAGAGCCTGGTGGAGGCCGCCGCGCAGTGGATCGACCACAGCAAGGGCATCGGTGCGCTGTTGATGCTGCTGGTGGGCCTGCTGGTGACCATGGGTATCGGCTCGTCGTTTTCCACCGTGCCGATTCTGGCGGCGATCTTCGTACCTCTGTGCGTGCAGCTGGGCTTTGACCCGATCGCAACGGTGTGCATCGTCGGTACTGCCGGCGCCCTCGGGGATGCGGGGTCGCCTGCGTCGGACTCCACCCTTGGGCCGACCTCGGGGTTGAACGTGGACGGTCAGCACCACCATATCTGGGACACGGTGGTGCCGACGTTCATCCACTACAACCTGCCGTTGCTGGGCTTTGGCTGGTTGGCGGCGATGGTGCTGTGA
- a CDS encoding methyl-accepting chemotaxis protein, protein MEQQYRQVDQVATASHEMSATAQDVARSAAQAAQAAREADQATREGLAVIDRTTTSIGTLAADMSSAMGQVEGLARNSEKIGSVLEVIRSIAEQTNLLALNAAIEAARAGEAGRGFAVVADEVRNLARRTQESVEETRQVIEALQAGTQEVVGAMDGSHRQAQGGVEQVGQAVSALQRIGEAVTVITDMNLQIASAAEEQSAVAEEINHNVATIRDVTESLSGQANESARVSQSLNSLANQQQGLMDQFRV, encoded by the coding sequence ATGGAGCAGCAGTACCGCCAGGTCGACCAGGTGGCCACCGCCTCCCACGAAATGAGCGCCACTGCCCAGGACGTTGCCCGCAGCGCCGCCCAGGCGGCCCAGGCGGCCCGTGAAGCCGACCAGGCCACCCGCGAAGGCCTGGCGGTGATCGACCGCACCACCACCAGCATTGGCACCCTGGCCGCCGACATGAGCAGCGCCATGGGCCAGGTCGAAGGCCTGGCGCGCAACAGCGAGAAGATCGGCTCGGTACTGGAGGTGATCCGCTCGATCGCCGAGCAGACCAACCTGCTGGCACTCAACGCCGCCATCGAAGCCGCCCGTGCCGGTGAAGCCGGCCGGGGCTTTGCCGTGGTCGCCGACGAGGTGCGCAACCTGGCCCGTCGCACCCAGGAATCGGTGGAAGAAACCCGCCAGGTCATCGAGGCCTTGCAGGCCGGTACGCAAGAAGTGGTCGGCGCCATGGACGGCAGCCACCGCCAGGCCCAGGGCGGCGTCGAGCAGGTCGGCCAGGCAGTCAGCGCGCTGCAACGCATTGGCGAGGCGGTCACGGTGATCACCGACATGAACCTGCAGATCGCCAGTGCCGCCGAGGAACAAAGCGCGGTGGCCGAGGAGATCAACCACAACGTTGCCACCATCCGTGACGTTACCGAGTCGCTGAGCGGCCAGGCCAACGAATCGGCGCGGGTCAGCCAGTCGCTGAACAGCCTGGCCAACCAGCAGCAAGGGCTGATGGACCAGTTCCGCGTCTGA
- a CDS encoding S8 family serine peptidase, translated as MFPDLSFVYYRNFRFDGKFHVRCTGPDLHKVARIRYQLERQGPGDPVLLQGLSALGHASSGKLADHGCPVSFVTREVAGRYAIRPKVVLLDEYAIALGRPTGAAGVFDFEPLLLQVGEDELDRSVLDKVPLPAGLRNRRAVPDEGQGLDDPYGRLLAPFPAVPVGERYPVLQIGFSEGGYQCLLDDLEPGSGSVLLRLWPSLGQVLELRPLLAANEHEDTGLGVLGRYCMLEQPAGMSNATFVELIKTLAALEYVQSLQFIGPSAEPNLLLLGAAGLLAALLTGAAVHAGDSAEENARPTPDFEALQTYLDAPGSKSQGLNIRVAWQQQVTGKGGRIHFTDGGLFPNHEDLHGNPNLIVVNETPNDDPRHGTASTGIMLAVKNGRGMTGISHDSELFLYDNRAKDSLGGSQVLKDLLHQVLPGDIVGINRQTANPQVLGTFLPAVHDRAWWDVIRQLSQRGAVVVVAAANGAAQGDSGKGTVQNQGVDLAQWPYFSDHGDADAILVGACHSWDGKPHQYSNYNYRYRMLNAWGDSVATLSYGALQDKTGDDRDYTGTYGGTSSATPLVTGALSLVQSYAMTQHHVYLDANQMHLLIMASGYDDATLPLTDVLPMGARPNVQGALALLDRLLGGGRFDRG; from the coding sequence ATGTTCCCCGACCTGAGCTTCGTCTATTACCGCAACTTCCGTTTCGACGGGAAATTCCACGTGCGTTGCACCGGGCCCGACCTGCACAAGGTGGCGCGTATCCGTTACCAGCTCGAACGCCAGGGGCCGGGTGACCCGGTACTGCTGCAAGGGCTCTCGGCGCTTGGCCACGCCAGCAGTGGCAAGCTGGCCGACCATGGCTGCCCGGTCAGTTTCGTCACCCGGGAAGTCGCCGGGCGCTATGCCATCCGGCCCAAGGTGGTATTGCTGGATGAATACGCCATTGCCCTGGGCCGGCCGACAGGGGCTGCAGGTGTCTTTGACTTCGAGCCGCTGTTGCTGCAGGTCGGGGAAGACGAGCTGGACAGGAGCGTACTGGACAAGGTGCCGCTGCCTGCTGGCCTGCGCAATCGCCGCGCAGTGCCGGATGAGGGGCAAGGGCTTGACGACCCATATGGCCGGCTGTTGGCGCCGTTCCCGGCCGTGCCAGTCGGCGAGCGTTACCCAGTGTTGCAAATAGGCTTCAGTGAGGGGGGCTACCAATGCTTGCTCGATGACCTTGAGCCCGGCTCCGGGTCTGTGCTGCTGCGCCTTTGGCCGTCGCTGGGCCAGGTGCTCGAGTTGCGGCCCCTGCTTGCTGCGAACGAGCACGAGGATACGGGGCTGGGCGTGCTTGGCCGTTACTGCATGCTCGAGCAACCGGCAGGCATGAGCAACGCCACCTTCGTCGAGCTGATCAAGACCCTCGCGGCACTGGAGTATGTACAGTCGCTGCAGTTCATCGGCCCAAGCGCTGAGCCGAACCTGCTGTTGCTGGGCGCCGCCGGGCTGCTGGCAGCGCTGTTGACCGGGGCCGCGGTGCACGCGGGCGACAGCGCCGAAGAAAATGCCAGGCCCACGCCTGATTTCGAGGCGCTGCAAACCTACCTGGACGCCCCCGGGAGCAAGTCGCAGGGCCTGAATATAAGGGTTGCCTGGCAACAGCAAGTGACCGGGAAGGGGGGACGCATCCACTTCACCGACGGCGGGTTGTTCCCCAACCACGAGGATCTGCATGGCAACCCGAACCTGATCGTGGTCAACGAAACACCCAACGACGACCCCCGCCACGGCACCGCATCCACTGGCATCATGCTGGCGGTGAAGAACGGCAGGGGCATGACCGGCATCAGCCATGACAGTGAACTGTTCCTCTACGACAACCGTGCCAAGGACAGCCTTGGCGGGTCCCAGGTGCTCAAGGACCTGCTGCACCAGGTACTGCCAGGGGACATCGTCGGGATCAACCGGCAGACGGCCAACCCGCAAGTATTGGGCACTTTCCTGCCGGCCGTGCACGACCGGGCCTGGTGGGATGTGATCAGGCAGTTGAGCCAGCGAGGCGCAGTGGTGGTCGTGGCGGCCGCCAACGGTGCTGCCCAGGGTGACAGTGGCAAAGGCACGGTGCAGAACCAGGGGGTCGACCTTGCCCAGTGGCCGTACTTCAGCGACCACGGCGACGCCGATGCGATCCTGGTCGGTGCCTGCCACTCCTGGGATGGCAAACCCCACCAGTATTCCAACTACAACTATCGCTACCGCATGCTCAATGCCTGGGGCGACAGCGTGGCGACGTTGTCGTATGGCGCTTTGCAGGACAAGACGGGAGATGATCGCGACTATACCGGCACCTACGGCGGTACTTCTTCAGCCACGCCACTGGTCACCGGTGCACTGAGCCTGGTGCAGTCGTACGCGATGACCCAGCACCATGTGTATCTGGACGCCAACCAGATGCACTTGCTGATCATGGCGTCGGGGTATGACGATGCCACCCTGCCGTTGACCGACGTGTTGCCCATGGGGGCCAGGCCCAATGTGCAGGGGGCGTTGGCGTTGCTCGACCGGTTGTTGGGTGGGGGGCGGTTTGATCGGGGCTGA
- a CDS encoding LysR family transcriptional regulator — MSLKALRTLVTIARHGTFARAADLLSLTPSAVSLHIKTLEEELQVSLFDRSRRQVVLTEAGQLAVARAESILAAYDELADTLASGPALRGRLRIGAIHTVLARRLPRALVWIKAHHPQLHVSVVSGMSAELARRVEDGELDAAITTEPVSPYPQILQYTPLFEDRFWAIASPELAGLSVPELLTSQPFLRFDKRAWAGRQIEQELRRQRLQVSEQMELDSQEALARMAAMGLGVAIIPMSDEDLERLPAATVLPFGEPQLTRRMVLLEHEKSQRQHLSAVLGTALEA, encoded by the coding sequence GTGTCCCTCAAAGCCCTGCGCACCCTGGTGACCATCGCCCGCCACGGCACCTTCGCCCGCGCCGCCGACCTGCTCAGCCTCACCCCTTCTGCGGTGAGCCTGCACATCAAGACGCTGGAAGAAGAACTGCAAGTCAGCCTGTTCGACCGCAGCCGCCGCCAGGTGGTGCTGACCGAAGCCGGGCAGTTGGCAGTGGCCCGCGCCGAAAGCATCCTGGCCGCCTATGACGAACTGGCCGACACCCTGGCCAGCGGCCCGGCCCTGCGCGGGCGGCTGCGCATCGGTGCGATCCATACCGTGCTGGCCCGGCGCCTGCCGCGGGCGCTGGTGTGGATCAAGGCGCATCACCCGCAGTTGCATGTGAGCGTGGTCTCGGGCATGTCGGCCGAGCTAGCCCGGCGTGTCGAGGATGGCGAACTGGATGCGGCCATCACCACCGAGCCGGTCAGCCCCTACCCGCAGATCCTGCAGTACACGCCGCTGTTCGAGGACCGCTTCTGGGCCATCGCCAGCCCGGAACTGGCCGGCCTGAGCGTGCCCGAGCTACTGACCAGTCAACCCTTTTTACGTTTTGACAAGCGTGCCTGGGCCGGGCGGCAGATCGAACAGGAACTGCGCCGCCAGCGCCTGCAGGTCAGCGAGCAGATGGAACTGGACAGTCAGGAAGCACTGGCGCGCATGGCGGCCATGGGCCTGGGTGTGGCGATCATCCCCATGAGTGACGAAGACCTCGAGCGCCTGCCGGCGGCTACCGTGCTGCCCTTTGGCGAACCGCAACTGACCCGGCGCATGGTGCTGCTGGAACATGAGAAGAGCCAGCGCCAGCACCTGAGCGCGGTATTGGGGACGGCGCTGGAGGCCTGA
- a CDS encoding AEC family transporter: protein MLHLLLTTLVPIILLIALGTWLRVRGFLAESFWPGAERLSYYVLLPSLFLHGLATANLDGVPVLGMVGVLMLSTLLGALLLVLYQGAASFDGADFTSVFQGGVRFNNYIGATLASGIYGSAGIALAAVANASIVPLVNLLCVLVFARFSARHSSPATVLRAIFANPLIVGCAGGLLLRATGLGLPAGLEPTVKALGQAALPLGLLCVGAALGGARLGQQVKPLVAASLFKFLVMPLTTWGLCRLLGLGGQAAVVAVVFQALPTASSSYVMARQMGGNAPLMATIIALQTVAAAVTLPLVLSLTLG, encoded by the coding sequence ATGCTCCACCTGCTGCTTACCACCCTTGTCCCGATCATCTTGCTCATCGCCCTGGGCACCTGGCTGCGGGTGCGCGGGTTCCTGGCCGAAAGCTTCTGGCCCGGAGCCGAGCGCCTGAGCTACTACGTGTTGCTGCCCTCGCTGTTCCTGCACGGCCTGGCCACCGCCAACCTGGATGGCGTGCCGGTGCTGGGCATGGTCGGCGTACTGATGCTCTCGACCCTGCTGGGCGCCCTGTTGCTGGTGCTTTACCAGGGGGCGGCCAGTTTTGACGGCGCCGACTTCACGTCGGTGTTCCAGGGCGGAGTGCGCTTCAACAACTATATCGGTGCCACCCTCGCCTCAGGCATTTACGGCAGCGCCGGCATTGCCCTGGCCGCAGTGGCCAATGCCTCCATCGTGCCTTTGGTGAACTTGCTGTGCGTGCTGGTGTTCGCCCGTTTCAGCGCACGCCACAGCTCCCCGGCCACGGTGCTGCGGGCGATCTTCGCCAACCCGCTGATCGTCGGTTGTGCCGGTGGCCTGCTGTTGCGCGCCACTGGCCTGGGCCTGCCGGCCGGGCTGGAACCGACGGTCAAGGCCCTCGGCCAGGCAGCGCTGCCCCTGGGGCTGCTGTGCGTGGGGGCGGCGTTGGGTGGCGCACGCCTGGGGCAGCAGGTAAAGCCGCTGGTGGCCGCCTCGCTGTTCAAGTTTCTGGTCATGCCGCTGACCACCTGGGGGCTGTGCCGGTTGCTGGGCCTGGGGGGCCAGGCTGCGGTAGTGGCGGTAGTGTTCCAGGCCCTGCCGACTGCGTCGTCGTCCTATGTGATGGCCCGGCAGATGGGCGGCAATGCACCCTTGATGGCCACCATCATCGCCCTGCAAACCGTGGCCGCCGCCGTGACGCTGCCGCTGGTACTGAGCCTCACCCTGGGTTGA
- a CDS encoding cell wall hydrolase, which translates to MRLSMMLYGLALSLLAAPLFAADSPKAAVAEDKAQVLEEKVLQDAPPPKKAETLTPTEVQAVDPAGQAPMDDSITCLARTIYWEAKGADEKDMSAVASVVLNRLGHDGFPDSICGVVKQGVESKSCQFSWWCDGRPDQVEEPERYGVAKEIARKALNQQLKDPTGGALYFHDRNVKPDWAKAYRRTAQTRHFLFYKPNQALAR; encoded by the coding sequence ATGCGCCTTTCGATGATGCTGTACGGCCTCGCCCTGAGCCTGCTCGCAGCCCCCCTCTTTGCAGCCGACAGCCCAAAGGCCGCGGTCGCCGAAGACAAGGCGCAGGTGCTGGAGGAAAAGGTCTTGCAAGATGCCCCGCCGCCCAAAAAAGCCGAGACCCTCACCCCCACAGAGGTGCAGGCCGTGGACCCGGCCGGCCAGGCGCCGATGGACGACAGCATCACGTGCCTGGCACGCACCATTTACTGGGAGGCCAAGGGTGCCGATGAAAAGGACATGAGTGCGGTGGCCAGCGTGGTACTCAACCGCCTGGGTCATGACGGTTTTCCCGACAGCATCTGCGGGGTGGTCAAGCAGGGGGTAGAAAGCAAGAGCTGCCAGTTCTCCTGGTGGTGTGACGGACGGCCAGACCAGGTCGAGGAACCGGAGCGTTACGGGGTGGCCAAGGAAATCGCGCGCAAGGCACTCAACCAGCAGCTCAAGGACCCTACCGGTGGGGCCTTGTACTTTCATGATCGCAATGTGAAGCCGGATTGGGCCAAGGCTTACCGCAGGACGGCGCAGACCCGGCACTTTCTGTTCTACAAGCCCAATCAGGCGTTGGCACGCTGA
- the mntP gene encoding manganese efflux pump MntP codes for MNPISLVFLAFAMSTDAFAAAIGKGSSLHKPRLLEALRTGLIFGVIEAITPVVGWLLGQAASQYVEQWDHWIAFTLLVALGAHMVHAGLKADDEEEEKQSQHSFWILAVTAFATSIDALAVGVGLAFVDVNIWVAAAAIGLATMTMVTLGTMLGRALGSVVGKRAEIVGGVVLMLVGATILYEHLSAA; via the coding sequence TTGAATCCCATCTCTCTCGTTTTCCTGGCTTTCGCCATGTCCACCGATGCCTTCGCGGCCGCCATCGGCAAAGGCTCGAGCCTGCACAAGCCACGCCTGCTCGAAGCCCTGCGCACCGGCCTGATCTTCGGCGTGATCGAAGCCATCACCCCGGTGGTCGGCTGGCTGCTGGGCCAGGCGGCCAGCCAGTATGTCGAACAGTGGGACCACTGGATTGCCTTCACCTTGCTGGTGGCGCTGGGCGCGCACATGGTCCATGCCGGCCTCAAGGCCGATGACGAGGAAGAAGAAAAACAAAGCCAGCATTCGTTCTGGATCCTCGCCGTGACCGCCTTTGCCACCAGTATCGACGCCCTTGCCGTGGGGGTTGGCCTGGCCTTTGTCGATGTGAACATCTGGGTGGCGGCTGCCGCCATCGGGTTGGCCACCATGACCATGGTCACCCTCGGCACCATGCTCGGCCGCGCCCTGGGCTCGGTTGTCGGCAAGCGTGCCGAGATCGTGGGGGGGGTGGTGCTGATGCTGGTGGGTGCGACCATCTTGTATGAGCACCTGAGCGCCGCCTGA
- a CDS encoding 3-deoxy-7-phosphoheptulonate synthase, translating into MQASNLALTQAQAANASVSKRLPSPHLLKQQMPLPTELAQQVHAQRQAIRAILEGRDERLLVVVGPCSIHDPRSALEYADRLAALSRDVSDKLLLVMRAYVEKPRTTVGWKGLAYDPHLDGSDDMHSGIALSRGLMLSMLERGLPIATELLQPVAAGYFDDLLGWAAIGARTTESQIHREMVSGLELPVGFKNGTDGGIGIACDAMRSAAHPHRHFGMDAQGYPAIIESLGNPDTHLVLRGGHKGPNYDAHSVAQARLGLAKAGLAARIMVDCSHANSGKDPARQPAVFEDVLQQRLAGDRSLVGVMIEGHLFEGCQALGKGALKYGVSITDGCLGWESTEAMLREAAARL; encoded by the coding sequence ATGCAAGCCTCGAACCTCGCCCTGACCCAAGCGCAAGCTGCCAACGCCAGCGTCAGCAAGCGCCTGCCCAGCCCGCACCTGCTCAAGCAGCAGATGCCACTGCCTACCGAACTCGCCCAACAAGTCCACGCCCAGCGCCAGGCCATCCGCGCCATCCTCGAAGGCCGCGACGAACGCCTGCTGGTGGTGGTCGGCCCGTGCTCGATCCACGACCCACGCTCGGCCCTGGAATACGCCGACCGCCTGGCCGCCCTCAGCCGTGATGTCAGCGACAAGCTGCTGCTGGTGATGCGCGCCTACGTGGAAAAGCCCCGCACCACAGTCGGCTGGAAAGGCCTGGCCTACGACCCGCACCTGGATGGCAGCGACGACATGCATTCCGGTATCGCCCTGTCCCGCGGGCTGATGCTGAGCATGCTCGAGCGCGGCCTGCCGATTGCCACCGAGTTGCTGCAGCCCGTAGCTGCCGGCTACTTCGACGACCTGCTGGGCTGGGCCGCCATCGGCGCGCGCACCACCGAGTCGCAGATCCACCGCGAAATGGTCAGCGGCCTGGAGCTGCCGGTGGGCTTCAAGAATGGCACCGACGGCGGCATCGGCATCGCCTGCGACGCCATGCGCAGCGCCGCCCACCCGCACCGCCACTTCGGCATGGACGCCCAGGGCTACCCGGCGATCATCGAGAGCCTGGGCAACCCGGACACCCACCTGGTACTGCGCGGCGGCCACAAGGGCCCGAACTACGACGCCCACAGCGTGGCCCAGGCGCGCCTGGGGCTGGCCAAGGCGGGCCTGGCGGCGCGAATCATGGTCGACTGCAGCCACGCCAACAGCGGCAAGGACCCGGCGCGCCAGCCGGCGGTGTTCGAGGACGTGCTGCAACAGCGCCTGGCCGGTGACCGCTCGCTGGTGGGGGTGATGATCGAGGGGCACCTGTTCGAAGGCTGCCAGGCACTGGGCAAGGGCGCGCTGAAATACGGCGTGTCGATCACCGATGGCTGCCTGGGCTGGGAGTCGACCGAGGCCATGCTGCGCGAGGCGGCCGCACGCTTGTAG
- a CDS encoding peptidylprolyl isomerase gives MARATARHILVSSEDKCNELKAQIEAGADFAEIAKANSTCPSSRQGGDLGSFGPGQMVKEFDTVVFSAPVNTVQGPVKTQFGYHLLEVTSRQD, from the coding sequence ATGGCCCGTGCCACCGCCCGCCACATCCTCGTCAGCAGCGAAGACAAGTGCAACGAACTCAAGGCTCAGATCGAAGCCGGTGCCGACTTCGCTGAAATTGCCAAGGCCAACTCCACCTGCCCGTCCAGCCGCCAGGGCGGTGACCTGGGCTCGTTCGGCCCGGGCCAGATGGTCAAGGAATTCGACACCGTGGTGTTCAGCGCTCCGGTCAACACCGTGCAAGGCCCGGTGAAAACCCAGTTCGGCTACCACCTGCTGGAAGTGACCAGCCGTCAGGACTGA